The genome window ACTCGCTACTGCATCTACACTGCATTAATAAATCAGCGTTCACCTAGGTGTCTTCATCATGAGCTGCTGAATGAAACTGAAAACAGCACAGCTATACAGAACTACAGAATACATTATTTTCATTAAAGCCCAGATGCATCAAGCAAACTGCTGAATTTCTAAACAATTCATAGTGGAGACACAGtgttaaaatgtattttcaaaTGACTCCACAGATTACAAACAAAGAAAAGTCTTTCATTACACAAGAACACCATCTAGTGGATTTTACTGGTACTGAAAGCTTAACACATAAAAGAGCCATACTTTTTTAAAGGGGCAGCTAATGGAATCATCTTTTCAGTTATTCTAACGTTAATCAGTCATTTTGAAGGACAACTAAGAACGAGTCAAAGCCTAAGATACATCTGTAAGACGGCAGTACCTGGAGACAATACTGGAGCCGTTGTAGAGGTCACTTGCATAGGAGAGGGTGGCCAGAGGCCGGACAGAGTTGTACCGTGTGAATTTGGAGAGACACTCCATGAAATCGTCCAGCTGATTTACACTCCTACTGTCATCTTTAAGAAAACAAGACAAACCGAACAATTACATTAGTTTAGGGAGAGTTTAATTGGACACGTCTATCCAGAAAAGCATCCATAAATCAACATTCAGTGATGTTTTAATGTCTAATATTACCGGTTATTCGAGACATCCTATTGGAGAAGTAGCATTGTTCCAGGTCTTCGAAGTGAGCAGTGAGTCTTTTTCGGCGTGACGCCAGTGTACTATTATACCAGGTTTGTCTTTTCCcctaaaaaaaacagtttgtgTCACTCCTACAGTCACATCGAAGTATGCCGCCATATACCCCAAACTGACTTAAAAAGCATAATGCTAAATATAACTTATGCTAAAATGACTCAAATTCATTCTAAATTAATTTTTACTGTAATGAAATAATGTTTTCCTTTAGCCTTTTGAGCGGATTTCTTTGCCATACTTACAGTTAAACTTGAACATATACATGGGAATTACTTCTAAACATTTAACTGAGGTACCAGTGGCTCAAATTATTAAAACAAATGTATAGAAGCCTTAATGCCAAATAATTAGCTTAGAGGCAACATTGAAAATCACATTCATCTTCATCTGAAACCCTTCTTTATGTCAGAATAAACACAAAAGCTTGTCATTACCTGAGAGCTTCCGCCAAATCCCGGAGGTTGACTATAATCTGTGGGCTCTATAATACTactgtgaagaaaagaaaatcaCAGCGTGACTTCACGGAACATTTCAAAAGTCAGGCTATTCAACGTGGGATTCACTGAGCAACAATTCCCACTCCGCCTTCAGAGTCAGCAGCACCAGTGCACTTCCCTGGTCAAGGCCTCGCTCACCTGGGTGCAGGAGAAGGGGCTTCAAACTGAGGGACTGTGCTGTCCAAATTGGGGTCCATGTCACTTGCTGGTGAATGTAGTCCACTCATTTCCTACAATGATTCACAATAGATGGAAACAGTACCAATAGCAAGACATTAGTTATGACAACCaaaaccattgacttaacattgctcATGCAGAGCCAGCTTGCAGTTCATAAAAGcatcttttttttgtctgtgcatACAGTTGAACTCAAAAGTATTCGGCCTCCTGAGTTCTCAAGATGTTCTGGTGATTTGTGGACATCTTATATCGCAAGCCAATTTTTCATGCGTTTCTTAGCCACAAGAGAGTTGTGAGGTTATACTTTACTTATTGATGTTCTGAAAGTGTGATAGTCATAGGCAGTAATACAACACGCTCTGCTTAAACGCTTGATTCTAGTGTTTACATTTTTGCTCTTTCCTTCATGTCCGGTTAGGAGTGTCTAGTGTACAGATGCCCAAAGGAAACAAGCAAAGCAATGAGCAACGAGCAAGTCTACTTTGCATGAAACAAAAGGTGATTCAAAATACTTGGCAAAATCATTTAGCTTATTTAGAAACATGAACACAGCTTTCATGCGACAGACAATGCAAGTTTCATGCAAGACAATTAAATTAGTCTCCTATATCTGCATTGGGTCAACTGTGTTATGTCAAACTATAAGCAACATGTAGAGCTTCCTTTTAGCCTTTTTGagagttttgttttcttttccaaCTAGAGCATACAAATAGGACGTACTTCTAAATACATCTAACTGAGGTACCAGTGGCTCAAATCTTTTAAAACAAATCCATAGCCTTAATGACAGCTAATTAGTTTAAAGGGCAACACTGAACATTCAATTGAATTTTGTATGTAGGTGTTTTAATGTATTATTAATATATTTTTGAGAGTAAAGGGGGTTGAAAAAGTTCTGCTaaaaaaataactagatgtatcgcagagcggtacaaaatattaccgccgcccagtccatcacatgttttccacaaaaataagtcacgctgaattgcattatgcacactcaattctcactggtatctgctagacaacaagtaccaaaacatgattagttaatagatttcacatgtaaaatacattttatacaaccccacccccatcttcctGTTCAtcattctgagaaattcttgaattgtgtgcatgtacatgtttatgtttatgtttatgtgtttatgtgtgtgtgtgtgggtgggtgggggtgggtgggtgtatgtgtgtgtgtgtgtgtgggtgggtgtgtgtgcgtgcatgtgcatgtgcttgtgtgtttgcctgtttatgtgcctgtgcgtgtgcatgtgcatgcatgcgtatgtctactgtgtgagtatgtgtcatacgtaggattactgtgaatttatgtgtgtgcgtgtgtatctgtttatgcacatgtgtgcatatggaatgggtttacatgacccctggaggcaaacatacgcaaaaaattggtcatcctaggccctacggttcccaagatattcacagaaaactgtgtctgccctaccctcctttcggggggtccagtccagcaggggggctacagatcaaaacgaaaaacgatggttccatgctatccatgtggggttacatgcccaccaagtttcgtgtaccccggtctttcagtgtcccgggaatccttcttggtgtacggtcactaaatgtacacataaattattttattgtaaggccccccatgaacgaaagtccacgaaacttggcatgcattcagagggtgtcataatgattctacactttcaatttcgtgcagttttgaccatgtcagccagagagattgtgatgaaaacacctaatgttttgctttttcatttttaactaggtggcgctatacatgaaataagtggtaatgggataggttggcatgcccccttaagaccaacatacaaaaaaaaggtggacctcctaggccctacggttctcgagatattcacagaaaacggtctccggccacctacaggccagttggtgtatagtaacataaattaatttattgtgtggccccccatgaacggaattccacgaaacttggcgtgcattcagagggtgtcataatgatcctacacttccaatttcgtgcagttttgactatgttaggtcacagatacctgcaattacaacaccttatttttacttttttgtgtttaactaggtggcgctatacatgaaatgagtggttatggaatgggttgacatggccccttgagatcaacatacaaaaaaaatggtcctcctaaaccctacagttctcaagatattcacagaaaactgtgtctgccctaccctcctttcggggggtccagtccagggggggggggctacagatcaaaacgaaaaacgatggttccatgctatccatgtggggttacatgcccaccaagtttcgtctaccccggtcttacagtttcccgggaatccttgacggaaatttggacatgcgaaaaaaaaaaaaaaaaaatctgactaaaccttcgctgcgcggcggtcataataataataaataaataaataaaaaacgcACAACTGACCAAATATATCATGTCAAAGACAAATACTTACCTCAACTCGTTTGATGTCCTCCTCCAAAAAGTTGACCTCCTTTTGTAACTGATCTAGTTGCTGAGGAGTAACAAAACAGCCATCAGCACAAACGTTCATTTGAAGTTGGTACAAGGGCTTGAAGCATAGAAAGAGGTCAACATTTCAGAGTGGGAATGTATGAAGATTAAAGAGTACTGGCACCTCTCTCTTATTTCGTCTCGCCTCCTGAAGAAATTCCATTAAGATTTGGCGCTGAGCAGCTTGGGATTCCTAACAGATAGTGAATGGGTCAATGCATCACCAAATCTGTATTCCACTTGACGACTATTAAAGACTGAAAAGGGGAAACCCAGCTTACCGCCTCTAGCTGCTTCTTCTTTTGCAGGAATAACTCCAACATGTAGTTGACGTTTGCCAAATCCAGACTTTCTTGATCTGTGCCCAGAACATCTTGGGAAAATGGCCATCTATGACCATTCTATAGATAGAGCAGATATGTTATTGTACATGCTAATGAGATTAATTAAAACTCCTGCATTTCCAACTGGAAAACAATTAAAACTAAATCAACATAGGGATGGCAGAACATTTTTTCATGCATGATACTGATACCTCAATCATGAGTATCTAGCGATACCAATCTGATATGGCCATGCTCCCTCTTTTAAACAATTAAATTGCTGATAATACTTCTTCCATCATGCATGTTGCAGAGGCAGCAATGGTTCAGTCTAGAGTTCCTAACATTAAACAATGGCTCAGGCAGCCACAACTGCACATTCATGCTACGGTGGTTTACTATTCCTGTGTGTTACAGTGCACAAACAAGCAGGTGACTAATACAGGTGAATAATAGCAAAAGAAAATGGCTATTTACCTATAAAACAGTGTCACTATAGGATAAGGGCTATTTACCTATGAACCGTGTCAAAATGCTATAAAAAATTCCACTACTGTACTGTAAAGTGATCGCTAGGTTTACTCAGCCTCCTTCCCTCCTCGAAaccctatccccccccccccacacacacacacacacacacacacacacacacttcaaattcAGTCTGACTCCAAGTAGCACCTGTAACTAGGTAACCCTAAGTGTTAGACATCTTCAACTGAGCCAGACTCAGTCACTGTGGCACCTACAACTAAGATTAAGAGTAAGAAAACAGAATGTGGATAGGGCATGTTTGCTCCCTAATGCGAAATAAGAAAATCAGGTCTTTAGGACAAGTTCTGTGGCTGAAATGAGCAAAGATATTCAAAGCAATTACATAATAATCTATTATCAATTACATAATAATCTATCAGATCTTAAACAGTCCGGCCCATGCCTGAATTCAACTTTACTTCAACTTTAAATCAAGTTGTTATGTtgtcatgtagcctacagtatgtatgcTCATTGGTTGTGATACGGAGGGCAAATATTTCTGTGGGAGATGCATTAGGATTGGGATTGCGTATATTGTGGTGGATATAGTTATCTGCAGTCACAACCGTGACTAACACAAACTAATCACAAATGAGCAGAGGCGGTTTAAGATCTGATTTGAGACGAGGAAAGTTTGTTGTGTTGCCGTTGTCAGTGAATGAGCCCGCCATGATGCTCATCCGTGTTCTGTGTGACATAGCGTCTCTCTTTAAAGTGTGTCCTTCCAAGTATAGTTCAGCATTCACGTGAatggattacattattattcatttcattttccaaTATCCAATCCAGGAATTTTGGCCAGTATCAGAACGATATAGACCCTGAATACCAGATCGGAGCTACAACAAACAATCTTATTAAAGAGGGTCACTTACAGGATGGTCTCTCTTAAGTCGCTTCTCCTCAAAGCGCTGCTTCTGCTTTAGAATGAGCTCATTTACTACAAAAATGCACAAATGCATATAAAGTATAAGTAACACAAACACCTTGCAATTCACCAACAATTAAGTGCTGTCAGACTTTATAGATATACATAGTGATGAAGTCTTCTTAACAGATCTAATAACCTATTAATCCCTAATGATACCCTTGAAAAAGACAACACTGCACATTGTATTTGTATGGTAAACACATGTTAGAAATCCCAAATGAGGTCTGCATTTAATTCCGTTTAAGATCTCTCAAAAACACAAAGAGAACATGACTACATTAACAACCAGTAGGAAGGTGGGCACAGCTGGTGTATAACATATGATTATGATACCTATGATATGAGATATGGAAAAAATTATTACTGAGGTGAGTAATAACAGCCTGCATTACAGAAAAGTTTGTTCTAATAATAAACCATGTTAAATTGACATACCAAGAAAGTTTGGATAGAGTTGATCCACATTATCGATAATGTAGTTACATTTTGGGCACCTGTTGCCGTCTTCCAAGCTCTGACGGATACACTTGTAACTAAGCATAAGGAAATTGAGAACAAGATTAATCAAATCTATAACTGGTACGTTAGTAAGTGTGCACAATTATGACAAATATGGATTGAGTTTATAGATATGCATGTGTATACACTTAGTTTTTCAATTAAAGAGAAATATGATAAGTATGTAAAAAGGACATACGTGTGAGTGACAACATCGCTACTCACCAGAAACTATGACCACACTTTGTCATGTGAGCTTCCTCTATCATCTCAAAACAGATGGGACTTGTAAAACAACAGACACATTATCGTTACTTAACGTTACACACATTTTAGCATGTTAAATTCAAGAAAAGCCTCTTTGCCCCGATGTTATGACAAAGGCCATTGACTAATGACACTGATTAAACTCTCTTGGGTAACGATAGATTTACCGTTCTGAACAGCATTAAAACCGATTAAATTAACGTTACATTGTAGAGGGTAACTGCGTACGTTAGCTAACTGGCAACCTACAACCCATTAACAATACCAGATCTCCCTTTTCAACGCATTTATACTTGATGCAACATCCGTTTCAAAACCGATCCGTTTgataatagtttgcaacaaagTCTGCCAAATCAGAATTGCGGCCGTGTATGTTAGGTGCGATAACAAGCTACGTAGCTTCTAGCTAAGGTAACTATCTTAAGATGGCTAACTTTACCGTTGCTGGCTGGTTCGTTCTCAGGGTGCTCTTTACAACTTTGTATTCTAGTTGGATGGATTCTGCAGCATCAAAGCCGGGGAAAGTCAAACGAAGTTCAAAGTCTGAACATCCCACAATGGCGTTTCAAAACAGATCACCACAATAGCTACCTAACGGGATTTCAAACTGAGATTTAACGTTAGCTGTTCAGATGCCACCTAAAATTACCCATGCAACGTTAGCAATAGCAAAGTTAGCAGCTTGGCCATCACTAGTTTGGATAACTTTCAACAGCTTGGTGGCATTACTCAACAAATAACTCACCATACAAAGTCATTGCTCTTATCTTCATAAGAATTTATAAGACCATTATAAAGGGGAGTTTGTAGATGTCGTTTTTTACTGCAGCTTCCTCCAGAAGAAGAGCCAGGTCTGCCACTAAGCGGTGTTAAATTGTTGCCCCTTTGAGATTGGACCACAAGTGAAGGTACAGGCAATCCTTCGCCTCCTGTTCCCATAGTTCGTGAGGATACTGCATTTCCAGAACTGTTCCCGTTTGTAGCATTGCTCACAGCACTGACTGCATTGGTGTTACTGGCAGGGCTGATACTGCTGCTTGTTCCAGGCCCTGAGCCTGACCCTCCACCAGTGAGCGGCTGCCGGCTACCTGACATTCTTCAAAGCCGCTGCTCAAGTCCACTGGAAGGCCGTAGCTAGCGTTGCTCGATTCTTCAAAGCATCCGGGCAGTGATCCCCGAGATAACAGGCTAGCTGACGTTAAGATTCGGTAATTCAGTAAGATATTCAAAAACGATGACACTCCAATGGCAACTGTTTAGCTAGTTATTTGGGATGGTACTGACGCAGCCCAAATGAATTAACACCGACCAAAACCGGTAAAATCTTGAGAACATTCAGCTCAGTGTCGTTTTGTTGACAAAATCTAACAGCATCGGCTTTAGCTAGCTAGTAGCTACGCTAAATATCCTCAGTTGCCCAGTAGCATGCGACAACTTCCTCTACCTCTTCGGAGAAGGTTGTTAGTTGAGGAATGTATCTTACCGCCATCTGCTGTGAAGGAGTActtgatgtaggcctatacgGTATTCGTATTCCTAGGATATCTGCGCCAgacataaacaaaacatcagATGGGGAAAATCTTTGTCTAACAGTTAGGCCTTTGGACTTACAGATAAAAAGCCATCAGTGCTCAAATGCAAGTCAATGGAATTGCAGAGTCAGATCTCAGAAATCAGATGAAAAAGCATATGGTCTATAAACCTCGATTAAGTCTATGAAATCACACCATTGAACGGGAAGCAAAACGGCATCAGattaaattgtttattttttttctatcaGACAGATAACAGAGGTTGTCCCGATCATTTATGCAGGTCTTAAGTCAAGCGCTAGGGGGCATTGCACCCTCTTTTAGTGGCTAACTATTTAAATGAATCAATAGCTTAAATGCCTGTAAATGACTAAATGCATAggcctgtgtctctgtctggtAACCACTGATGCATCTTCATCCAAacttcacaaaaaaaaataccTAAACTGAATAGGCGGCAATGTATAGGCTACCTCAAATGCTATCACATTTATTTGAGGTTGTGTTTATATTGGCACATACTTTTATTTCTTCCTGCCCCCTTCAAAAAAATATCTCCCCATCTGTGTAGGCTTAGGCttactataggcctacagtgcaCTATTCTATGTTAATTCATTTATAGGCATTCATGATATGcatatttgtggtggttggcaGCATTAATttaaatgcaacagtttttaacagtGCAGTTAATTAGTGCAATgtggttatgattctaaccagatttaagcacaattaagtacaaccaggaaaatcattgtgtggtggtcgatgttgatattgtggtgggccgccacaaataagtaaatgtatgggaaacactgcagctAATAATTTGCCCAACATGGTGCGTGAAGTTCCAATAGGCTAACTCAATTGACATTGTTTCTGACTCTCTGTTGCCCTTCATAAACACTACCATAACATTTTCAATAATGTCTTAAACTTGATTTGCACTTTGGTGGGAGAGTGATGGATATCATGACACTTGTTGTTAACCTTGACCCCGGAATCAACAAATGCAGCATTGTCCTTATGTGTATACTAGACATAAAGACAATTTGCTGATTTAATGGgaataatattacatttttcatTTTACTCAGCATTTGCCAAACTGAGTGTATCTTTATCAATTTAAATGTAATATGAATTTTCTTGAAATAGTGCATGGAGGGTGTAGACACTGGATTTGAATTTGCATAATTGTAGAATTTTGTTACTTTGCAAGCATCAAGTTTCACCTTTCTACAAATATCAGTTTTGTTCCATGGCCACATTAAGTAGCCTATCAGTGAAATAAAAGTAGAGAAAACAGTTTGTTTTAACTCTACTTTTATTATACATTATCCTGTCTTAAACCCAAATCAGCTGTGTCactctgacaacacacacatgctatcaGTTATGAACAACGTAAACATTATGTTTTCCCTCTGTGGCTTATGGTTACTTACAGTACAACAAACAACATGATGGAAGTACTATGCACCTACAGTATGTCACAGGAGAATCTTAGTGCAGGACCAAGGAGAAAAGTCAATAAACaaagaccacccccccccccacacacacacacacacactaaattacACTCTGGCTAAAACTGTGAAAATAGGGatgtttctttctcttccccaaACGCTTCTGCATTTGTCCAGCACATCAGGTTGAATTTTCCCCATTGTGTTTCCTGGTCAGTCAGACATGGGAAGGGGTTGGGCAGGCTCAAATGAAGGATAATCTCTTAGAGGTCCTTTGCAGTGGGGGGTGAGGCCCAGGAGCAAccattcacttttttttgcataGTTGCAGCTGGATCTCAAAGCACTTTCCTACAAAAAGCTGAATGTTTTGCAGGCAGATCCTCAGGCTGGTTGCGGAATTCTTGCCTCCCACTGTTAGGACCCTTTCTACCCCTGAAGGGGCCCCTACCACAACTGCCAGTCGCTCTAGTCAGGGTTGTTTGCAAATTGAGCCATGCAAAAATAGTGGGgttaaaaaatgtaaatttTGAAGTTAACTAGATATTCTTTTTCTTAATATGCAATTGTATCATGGTGCAAGTTTGAGTTAAAATGTGGGAAAATCCCCCTCAAGTCTAAGTATTAGTTTATGCACCTGCACAGTTCAGTGTTGTTACAGAGCTATTATTCAACTGGGATAACAGGGGGAAGGGCTTGTGCCGTACTCTCAAGTTCCT of Alosa sapidissima isolate fAloSap1 chromosome 1, fAloSap1.pri, whole genome shotgun sequence contains these proteins:
- the cop1 gene encoding E3 ubiquitin-protein ligase COP1 isoform X2, with protein sequence MSGSRQPLTGGGSGSGPGTSSSISPASNTNAVSAVSNATNGNSSGNAVSSRTMGTGGEGLPVPSLVVQSQRGNNLTPLSGRPGSSSGGSCSKKRHLQTPLYNGLINSYEDKSNDFVCPICFEMIEEAHMTKCGHSFCYKCIRQSLEDGNRCPKCNYIIDNVDQLYPNFLVNELILKQKQRFEEKRLKRDHPNGHRWPFSQDVLGTDQESLDLANVNYMLELFLQKKKQLEAESQAAQRQILMEFLQEARRNKREQLDQLQKEVNFLEEDIKRVEEMSGLHSPASDMDPNLDSTVPQFEAPSPAPSIIEPTDYSQPPGFGGSSQGKRQTWYNSTLASRRKRLTAHFEDLEQCYFSNRMSRITDDSRSVNQLDDFMECLSKFTRYNSVRPLATLSYASDLYNGSSIVSSIEFDRDCDYFAIAGVTKKIKVYEYGTVIQDAVDIHYPVNEMTCNSKISCISWSSYHKNLLASSDYEGTVILWDGFTGQRSKVYQEHEKRCWSVDFNLMDPKLLASGSDDAKVKLWSTNLDNSVASIEAKANVCCVKFSPTSRYHLAFGCADHCVHYYDLRNTKQPIMVFKGHRKAVSYAKFVNGEEIVSASTDSQLKLWNVNKPYCLRSFKGHINEKNFVGLASNGDYVACGSENNSLYLYYKGLSKTLLTFKFDTVKSVLDKDKKEDDTNEFVSAVCWRALPDGESNVLIAANSQGTIKVLELV
- the cop1 gene encoding E3 ubiquitin-protein ligase COP1 isoform X1, giving the protein MSGSRQPLTGGGSGSGPGTSSSISPASNTNAVSAVSNATNGNSSGNAVSSRTMGTGGEGLPVPSLVVQSQRGNNLTPLSGRPGSSSGGSCSKKRHLQTPLYNGLINSYEDKSNDFVCPICFEMIEEAHMTKCGHSFCYKCIRQSLEDGNRCPKCNYIIDNVDQLYPNFLVNELILKQKQRFEEKRLKRDHPNGHRWPFSQDVLGTDQESLDLANVNYMLELFLQKKKQLEAESQAAQRQILMEFLQEARRNKREQLDQLQKEVNFLEEDIKRVEEMSGLHSPASDMDPNLDSTVPQFEAPSPAPSSIIEPTDYSQPPGFGGSSQGKRQTWYNSTLASRRKRLTAHFEDLEQCYFSNRMSRITDDSRSVNQLDDFMECLSKFTRYNSVRPLATLSYASDLYNGSSIVSSIEFDRDCDYFAIAGVTKKIKVYEYGTVIQDAVDIHYPVNEMTCNSKISCISWSSYHKNLLASSDYEGTVILWDGFTGQRSKVYQEHEKRCWSVDFNLMDPKLLASGSDDAKVKLWSTNLDNSVASIEAKANVCCVKFSPTSRYHLAFGCADHCVHYYDLRNTKQPIMVFKGHRKAVSYAKFVNGEEIVSASTDSQLKLWNVNKPYCLRSFKGHINEKNFVGLASNGDYVACGSENNSLYLYYKGLSKTLLTFKFDTVKSVLDKDKKEDDTNEFVSAVCWRALPDGESNVLIAANSQGTIKVLELV